The segment TAcgttaaatagttcaggacaaATGGAATGTGTCAggattttattaaaagtaggtcaaacttccaggtcaaagtCACGCGATCACACATCATTGCATTACATGAAAGGCCTTTCCatacaaaatgcaaatacaaaatatggaagcactagcttaaatagttcaagagatattttcaaagatgtttCCTACATATCAGCATCTATAACACTTTGCTCCCCTAATGTGGTCCCACCATACCTCGTgatatcccctattgtggtcccatcttaCCCCAGGTGGTATactttttaacaaacttgaatctgcatagtcataaagctttcatgttaattttaacttttatggtccagtggttcttgagaagatttttaaatggccccACCTATTTTtggcattttcgtgattatcccCCTTTTATGGGGCATGACcattcattttaacaaacttgagtGCCCTTTACTCATTGATaatttgtactaagtttgattgaaatcgactcagtggttctggagaagataaaaatgtgaaaagtttacggacagacaaatggtaaataaatgagaacaactcacttgagctttcagctcaggtgagcttaaacaataaatatatccGTACAAGATAATAATTCGAAAGAAGAAATGGTGCCCCTCGCAAATATTAATTCCTATATAGATTTCAATAAAATCCAGCTTAACCGTAACGAACTTggtaatataaaaatattttactttacaAACGTATGTTCCCATTTCTGCATAAAAATGACTTCGCAAAGTACCCGAAACTCTTCATGTTAAGTACAGCTAATCTGGTTTGGTGTCGACCTTTGTGGAGTTTGTTTATAAATGCTATAAAAGTAAGGTGTCAACCTCTCAACTTTTATGCGAATTATTTTGTCACGAGTATTTTGTTTACGTAAAAAGGCGAGAAAATGATAAATTGGAACTATTTTGTGACAGGTACTTATACTTATGGGGCATTCAGACTAATTGACAAAAGcgggttttttttatgaactCACAAGGAAAACTCCAAGATTAGGAAAACACCTGACCTAAACTTTCAACTAGCCAAACCCTTTAAAACCAATCACCCATACGTAGCTCCAGACAATCAAGGCAATATATGGAAACCCATGATAGGCATAAATATTGACTATAGGTTTGAGGTAacataaagaaagaaattgatCATTTCATTAAGGAAAGCAATTGATGCAATACTTCAtaatttcaaagatatttttaactttaataTCAGGATTTAAAAgtcacacacacgcacgcacgcatacaccaccaccaccaccccgtATACACACACGCTTTCAAACATCaagtacttgcaggcaattagACTTCACTACATAGTAACAAATCTAACAAACTACATGTTCATCTTCATTTCATAGGtatgttgatttcatcaatGTGATGGCATACGACTATTTTGGATCCTGGAGTTCAGTGACTGGGTTCATGGCGCCACTATATTCCCGATATTCAAACAAAAACTTCGATCATACATTATCTCAGGTGATTTCTTTTAAGTCAAATAAAAAACGCAAATATGTTTActttcatatgaatattaatGCTGCTTTACGTGTAATTCAAGTGATACACTGTATATCTACATAGtattattatttactaaatgcatgtgtatttattaccgtcttccaaggaagacggtatacagagttgaagtgttttacagtcttcggactttgcacttcctctcttttttcattggtagaaAGTGCACGAagtgaaattttcaattatttcattggttgaaatgctcttcaaggcaagggagataattttctggtgttctaattttcgtacgacttaacaatttttcaagattttcaatcttaaaaaaatcgacaaaacgaacaaaagaaaaatgcaattcatgaaattgacacattacttttttaaaagcaactaatacaaggcatttctatggttacttcatttacagcattgttttcatttttgcatacaaacagaaaaactccccgttttttgttttgattgcttGTGTTTTGGGAATTGTCTATTCGGCAGGGCTAATCCCTACAAAACAGTTTTAATGATACCTTAAGCTAAGAATAAATAAGGCTTGACTTCAAAATGAGGATAACTGTTTTTTTAAAGCAtgcaaaagaaaattttgattatCAGTGATTACAATGcaaccatttttgtttgtattatcaGCGGCATTTGAAAACTTTGCTAACGAAGGAGTAGGACAGTAACATTTCATATGCTGAAGACAAAGTAGTCTGAGTAATAAATGTTGAATTTCTTTGTATGATAGTGATAAAGATTTGTCTCAAGTACAGGTCACTACAGGAACAGTTACATTTAGATTATGTTGTAAGTTTTTCAtgcacaaattaaaaaaaaaattgctgtcTAATCTTAGACAATTACAATATTCACTTGTCATTTTAGTTTATATGTCATATTATTAAAATAAGTTGCAAGTAGACATTTagaataattttaattgacaatcAGTGATTCCAATGcaaccatttttgtttgtattatcaGTGGCATTTGAGAATTTTGCTAATCTTAAGAAGGAATAGGATAGTaacatttcattacatattatATTGCTTAAAATTACCCCTGCTGTAAGTTTAGACTGTCTGTATCAGGTAAACTTaaagttttttgggtttttttcaacaCATCTGTTCTAAAACTATCCTATTCCTtcagaataattttttttccttacaattgctcaaatttgaataacaattattaatcttttccatcaaactctatgtattttatgatataatttttggcaaaactattacaatattctcaggtctttatcctggttaatttctaaagcagttgtactgtacaatatgcaagaataatttttatgtgaatttgagcaatttaaatctttttagcttgttttgtttcataactttgttaaaaaataaatattttgatatacacattGGAAATCTGATATAGAGGCTTTAATCAGTGCTAATACAGGgaacagtgattttgatttccagtacatatacccttcataaatacaaacttttacaatgggagtcaggacacagctttgtaggcatgatgtccgtgagattatttattttagctcaattcaataatgaagacaagggacataattcaacttcgctctatagagttgctgctaaagacggcaagctttttaaaaaagctttaCTTGTGTTTTCATTTCTCAACACGCATTTTATGGCGTAATTCGACTTGATATTTAAGCCaatacatattgtacatgtacaaataattttatataactcataatacatttttttcagaATTGGACAATGAACAAATATTTAGAACTTGGGGTCCCTCCTGAGAAACTGGTGATGGGTCTCCACGGCGCAGGGGCAACTTTTACACTGGCCAATAATAGCAAGCATGACGTCGGGGACGCGGTTTCTCATCCCGGCAATGAGGGATCATTGCTCAAACTGGAGTCCCGAAAATCTTATCCTGAGGTAAATTATGTACACCACAATGTATTGCAAATTGGTACATGAAGTATCGTTATTCTGTTACACGTACGAAGAGTCGTGTAAtctaattatttaaaaaatatatatattttattatcagtACACTTACCTGAGAGCTGAATAAAAGGTGTTTGGCAATTTTTCAGCTCCAATTTACTTTTATACATTGGGTTTAATGAGGATATTAAGAATTTACCCAAAACCAAAAACATACTTATATACAAGATACTATAGTATTagaacatgtacattttttgtaaCAATGATGTTCCACATTGCACGTGATCATTGGTATGAAAGAACAGCGAGTAGTATATAAATGCTTTGTCTAAAatccatttacatgtagatttgcATTACGACAAAAGATGAAATAGTTTTGGACCaggaacaaaaacaaaaatattcttaTCACCAATCTCAGTGGGTGGGGTATGAAGACCCAGATACCATCGAATTAAAGGTATGTAGAATTGAAAAATAACTCTGATTTTGTCCATACACGAAATGTATTTTGTAATCAGTGTGAATagtatatttcatttaaattacacATGGGTAgatctgaaagaaatatggcggacttCCTCGCTAGTTTCGTACAGTTACTGTGTGTTTATTTAATATTCACCATTCACGATGTCAGTAGAGATTCGACaatatcatttacatatatatatatatatatatatatatatatatatatcccacctcacctctggtgtgttcaggggtccatgtttgcccaactatcaattttgtattgcttatgttatcttcatctttcatatatatatatatatatatatatatatatatatatatataaaagcacaaaaacccaacaacaccctactttctcaaagtgtcggatctgagaagatacaaggtcagtaaagaaatttataaaagcactgaaaaggccacgacactgttggttagttaaaactcgaattttcgacgcaacccgcatctttatcaagagacatatattacataaacaaataacacgcaaaaacgacaagtatcgataaactacattgatgacaagagtgatacactgttgtactgagtgataaaaatggtggtggtttcgttgtaaagcgtgtttactgactatggtttagagagtttgtaccatggtcgggtcgggatgaaaatagaattattcttgaagattacagaaatcagataaatttagaggggaaacttacaaaacaatgtggtTATGGagtaaaatggtgggaagataatgatatggactgattaagttcaaaacaatattaggtaggccgtaccattgatgattcggatatggtgaacagcgaaaaataatgacTGCCAAAAGAACACGATCAAACAACAAACAAGGTCAATCTCAAGACAcagatctagcattaaaatcaaaatcaacaatcaaataggtgaatgggagagaagtctaaggaaaaagatacagtataatttttcaaggtaatacacctttcaaggtcagacaaattaagagaaatttgatgtagatgaaaagtggaggatatgtacaacaatattttgaagttgaaaattttcaagtttactttattttgtcaaaaaatacagttttagtagaaggtaatctgaaaaaaatttaaaacccctgctggactcgaaccagcgacctacagttctgcagccggtattcaaacctactgagctactcggctaggtatttaaatggaaaaggaaaagtcaaatattgctgatattgattttttcatccatgtttttaaaggaagtcagccattatgacgatgtagagtactaccttaaagtCGCATTCTAGAAACCCCGACATCGCAACACAAAGAGTCATGCGAATCCGAACCTATGTggatttagaataatgttttaccatagttttgaggtcttaagatgatatattaataaaatactcgtcttcaaggtcaattcattttttcctttattttaaaaagccGCAATGTCGAGACTAGAATatgaaagggagagagagagagaaagagctaGTATATAAATTCATgttgtaatgatttcttatgatgttctaacataattgggaagtattgaaggtcaaacaataaTCGCAATTTTGGGAATCCTCGTTATGGCTAAATAAAGGAACTCAAGGTTAAATAAAGGAACTCAAGGTCAGAGCCTTGAAACCAGGGAaacgaattgtatttatattaatcaaacaaaataagatatcgggtgaattttggcgattaggctatggaaactgattttaactagggatttatcctggattcatgcgcgtgaaatcattcaaattattcattccacctggacggaatgatttcaaacggtgcatccaggatttttctgtgctctttctctctgcatcGGTCCATATTGGGTTGTGATCAATAACAACCACTTGCATGTCTTGCCAAATGTGAGCTTCTTTGTTGAAATGTTCCCCTACGGGTTCGGTCACGCGTTTggttttgtttatgtaatatatgtctcttgataaagacgcgggttgcgtcgaaaattcgagttttaaataaccaacagtgtcgtggccttttcagtgcttatatatatatatatatatatatatatatatatatattatatatatatatatatatatatatatatatacttcctCCACACTTATCTTATACGTTTTATATTTGGTACGGTCAGGTCAAGTACGCAATTACAAACAAATTTGGCGGAGTCATGTTTTGGTCATTGGATTTAGACGATTTCAACGGTAATTACTGTCATCAAGGAAAATATCCACTCCTCTCAAAAATAAAAGCCATTTCGCAAAATCTGAGTCTGGTGCCAGCAACACATGCCCCCAACCAAAAATCAACAACAGTATGGCCGCCTAAAAACGACGGATTCAAACTATATATCATCGACTCAAGGAATGCTACATCAACACGGAAATTTTCGTATATCATTTTAATGCTGTCATTGTGTGTTCTATTCGTTATTCAATAAACTGATTTCACACTACATGTATCACGCACGTGTGTTGTCTGTATCAGAAGAGTCTTAAAAATTTTATACAGGATATTGTATTTGTACTCGGTGAACAACTTTATACAGCACAATGTATTTCTACTCGGTGAATAGCTTTATACAAGACATTGTATGTCGATTGGTAAACAACGTGATGAAGTCGTCATtgaatacgcaagttccgagatatcagctcttctgtgacggaggtacgttcagtattctgttgaacgcttgggtgggtacaagatgtatacatatattatagactaggtatgtaaataacaataatagttctgaaagtgtaaattttgtttatatcagccgttggtatacattaaactgaccatatgaagaagaatatttgtttgaattaggccatttaattagatatcaatttattttttatttcttcttctgcacgagtgatactttaatcaaagaaagatggtgattatcgatttttatttgatctattttattatcaaataatcataaacttactaaaattgtaTGCCCCAGCAGTTTGGATGGTTgtatgatgtctgataatcatcctttaggcaatatgtgaaggcagcgataagcatttgtacccactgCTTGTGGACGAAAGGAtgtttgcgtctcactgtgcgtaagagttctacaaagggaaagaactattgggcaactcggaaa is part of the Ostrea edulis chromosome 2, xbOstEdul1.1, whole genome shotgun sequence genome and harbors:
- the LOC125679527 gene encoding chitinase-3-like protein 1, yielding MNTMTEFLKRVVFKVLLWITITLYIDAEEFKRVCYYTNWSENRAVVQSRFHLKQHLDPSLCTHLIYAFAKINSPQFRLEWTYPTEDDGKLPGSGLMYDFTGLKKRNPNLKTILSIGGETSSANFNLIMGSNKNIQTFAQNIYIYIKHRHFDGIDVDWEYPGVTYKHEFVQFLKVLRSVFAEKARQTGSDEKLITIATAPGASNIETSYDIPEIIKYVDFINVMAYDYFGSWSSVTGFMAPLYSRYSNKNFDHTLSQNWTMNKYLELGVPPEKLVMGLHGAGATFTLANNSKHDVGDAVSHPGNEGSLLKLESRKSYPEICITTKDEIVLDQEQKQKYSYHQSQWVGYEDPDTIELKVKYAITNKFGGVMFWSLDLDDFNGNYCHQGKYPLLSKIKAISQNLSLVPATHAPNQKSTTVWPPKNDGFKLYIIDSRNATSTRKFSYIILMLSLCVLFVIQ